One genomic segment of Borrelia miyamotoi includes these proteins:
- the mnmG gene encoding tRNA uridine-5-carboxymethylaminomethyl(34) synthesis enzyme MnmG — protein MDFDAIVIGGGHAGIEASLALSRLNFKTLLITQNLDTIGKLSCNPAIGGLAKGNMVREIDALGGEMGCLIDFSMIQFRILNKSRGPAVQAPRAQADKLVYQVKAKEILERQDNLDLFQDTVCDFLLNSMRNKIQGVVTERGNKFKSRVVVLTTGTFLRGKIFIGEYRACMGRISEPAAYGLERVLLDLGFEMGRLKTGTPARVHRKSINFAKTEIQFGDSDIIPFSFSNTKMDKVQLSCYITYTNKKTHEIISDNMHLSPLYSGEIVGNGPRYCPSIEDKIVKFKDKDRHQIFIEPEGLSTEEMYLNGLSSSLPEDVQKRLINSIDGLENAVITRPGYAVEYDYINPIELYASLETKKVEGLFIAGQTNGSSGYEEAAAQGLMAGINAALKLQGKDPMILPRASSYIGVLIDDLVTKGTKEPYRMFTSRAEHRLNLRHDTSDKRLIKWGYEVGLVSEEKYSRYFFKEKKIEEIKELLRQRRLKEKEANTLQLKKHVNKDFYHIVKDPYVNLIDLVNIDSKLSASTVILEQVELDIKYEGYINRQRDLINKMNNLELIKLPLDFNYEIDGLSREAREKFAKIQPTNLAQASRISGIRNTDIQVLLIYFSSPKSKLVPNLMML, from the coding sequence ATGGATTTTGATGCTATTGTGATTGGAGGAGGACATGCTGGTATAGAGGCATCTCTTGCCCTATCAAGATTAAATTTTAAGACTCTCTTAATTACTCAAAATTTAGATACAATTGGTAAACTTTCTTGCAATCCGGCTATTGGTGGACTTGCTAAGGGAAATATGGTACGCGAAATTGATGCTCTTGGAGGAGAAATGGGCTGCCTTATTGACTTTAGTATGATTCAATTTAGAATTTTAAATAAAAGTCGAGGACCTGCTGTTCAGGCACCTCGTGCACAGGCGGATAAATTGGTATATCAAGTTAAGGCAAAAGAAATATTAGAAAGACAGGATAATCTTGATCTTTTTCAAGATACTGTTTGTGATTTTTTGCTTAATTCTATGAGAAATAAAATCCAAGGTGTTGTTACAGAGAGGGGTAATAAATTTAAATCTCGTGTTGTAGTGCTTACAACGGGGACTTTTCTTAGAGGTAAAATATTTATTGGTGAGTATAGGGCTTGTATGGGTAGAATTTCTGAGCCTGCTGCTTATGGTCTTGAAAGGGTTTTACTTGATCTTGGTTTTGAGATGGGTAGGCTTAAAACAGGTACACCTGCAAGAGTGCACAGGAAAAGTATAAATTTTGCAAAAACAGAGATTCAATTTGGAGATTCTGATATCATTCCTTTTTCCTTTTCAAATACTAAGATGGATAAAGTCCAACTTTCTTGTTATATCACTTATACCAATAAAAAAACCCATGAGATAATTAGTGATAATATGCATCTCTCTCCCCTTTATTCTGGTGAAATTGTTGGAAATGGTCCAAGATATTGTCCTTCAATTGAGGATAAGATAGTAAAATTCAAAGATAAAGATAGACATCAAATATTTATTGAGCCTGAAGGATTAAGTACTGAAGAAATGTATCTTAATGGCTTGAGTTCATCTTTGCCCGAGGATGTTCAAAAAAGATTAATCAATAGCATTGATGGGCTTGAAAATGCAGTTATTACAAGGCCTGGATATGCTGTTGAGTATGATTATATCAATCCCATTGAACTGTATGCAAGCCTTGAGACTAAAAAGGTTGAGGGACTTTTTATTGCAGGGCAAACTAATGGTTCATCAGGGTATGAGGAAGCTGCGGCCCAAGGGTTGATGGCTGGCATTAATGCAGCACTTAAATTACAGGGGAAAGATCCTATGATACTTCCAAGGGCGAGTTCTTATATTGGAGTGCTTATCGATGACCTTGTTACTAAAGGGACTAAGGAACCTTACAGAATGTTTACTTCAAGGGCTGAACATAGGCTTAATTTACGACATGATACTAGTGATAAGAGGTTGATTAAGTGGGGATATGAAGTTGGACTGGTTAGTGAGGAAAAATATTCTAGATATTTTTTCAAGGAGAAAAAAATAGAAGAAATTAAGGAACTTTTGCGTCAGAGGCGTCTTAAGGAAAAGGAAGCTAATACCTTACAATTAAAGAAACATGTTAATAAGGATTTTTATCATATTGTAAAGGATCCCTATGTTAATTTGATTGATCTTGTTAATATAGATTCTAAGTTAAGTGCTTCCACAGTGATTCTTGAACAGGTTGAATTGGATATTAAGTATGAAGGTTACATTAATAGGCAAAGAGATTTGATTAATAAAATGAATAATCTTGAGCTCATTAAATTGCCTCTTGATTTCAATTATGAAATTGATGGTCTGTCTAGAGAAGCAAGGGAAAAATTTGCTAAAATTCAGCCAACCAATCTTGCTCAGGCAAGTAGAATCTCTGGCATTAGAAATACGGATATTCAAGTTTTGCTTATATATTTTTCAAGTCCTAAAAGTAAGCTAGTACCTAATTTAATGATGTTATGA
- the mnmE gene encoding tRNA uridine-5-carboxymethylaminomethyl(34) synthesis GTPase MnmE has product MSNIFQREDDIVALATPFLSSALCVIRSSGVSSIRKFSKMFSDPKRLIEASGHTIHYGFIVDRETGDKLDEVVVCLYRAPKSFTGQDSIEIMAHGSLIGIRRIIDCFLKVGFRMAEPGEFMLRSFLAGKVDLTKAEAVNELISAKTNKTHALAINKLSGSLFSKINLIKKDMLNFLSALSVHLDYETDEDEVAIPFETISKNRDELKILINSYEISKKMDHGITLVLAGSVNVGKSSLFNLMLKEDRAIVSSYAGTTRDYIQANFELNGILFNVFDTAGFRETNDFVEQLGIVRSNSLIKEASLVLYMIDLSSKLTSDDLKFIDSYRGHSKVLFVLNKIDLEQDERTVAFFNSRNINSSNLVKISTKTLFGIDSLYDKMKSLACFDYVDINAYDVIVSSSRQVELLKKTYNLIIELLNKIEQHINYDMLAFDVYEILDLLGEITGEVTNEDVLNNMFKNFCLGK; this is encoded by the coding sequence ATGAGTAATATTTTTCAAAGAGAAGACGATATTGTTGCACTTGCTACGCCTTTTCTTAGTAGTGCTTTATGTGTGATTCGTAGTAGTGGGGTTTCTTCTATTAGGAAATTTTCTAAAATGTTCTCAGATCCCAAGCGTCTTATTGAGGCCTCTGGTCATACAATTCACTATGGGTTTATAGTAGATAGGGAAACTGGTGATAAATTAGATGAAGTTGTTGTTTGTCTTTATAGAGCTCCCAAAAGTTTTACAGGTCAAGATTCAATAGAGATTATGGCCCATGGATCTCTTATTGGTATAAGGAGAATTATAGATTGTTTTTTAAAAGTGGGATTTAGGATGGCCGAGCCTGGTGAATTTATGCTTCGTTCTTTTTTGGCTGGAAAGGTTGATCTTACTAAAGCAGAAGCAGTTAATGAGTTAATTTCTGCGAAAACCAATAAGACCCATGCTCTTGCTATTAACAAACTTTCGGGATCTTTGTTTTCTAAAATAAATTTGATCAAAAAAGATATGTTAAATTTTCTCTCAGCACTTAGTGTTCATCTTGATTATGAAACTGATGAAGATGAGGTAGCTATTCCTTTTGAGACTATTTCAAAAAATAGAGATGAACTTAAGATACTAATAAATTCTTATGAGATTTCAAAGAAGATGGATCATGGAATTACATTAGTTTTAGCAGGTTCTGTTAATGTTGGTAAATCTTCTCTTTTTAATTTGATGCTAAAAGAAGATAGAGCTATAGTCTCATCTTATGCTGGTACCACACGAGATTATATTCAAGCAAATTTTGAGCTTAATGGTATTCTATTTAACGTTTTTGATACAGCAGGATTTAGGGAGACTAATGATTTTGTTGAGCAGTTGGGCATAGTTAGGAGTAATTCTTTGATCAAAGAAGCATCTTTAGTTCTTTATATGATTGATTTAAGTTCAAAATTAACGAGTGATGATTTAAAATTTATTGATTCTTATAGAGGACATTCTAAAGTACTTTTTGTTCTAAATAAAATTGATTTGGAACAGGATGAGCGGACAGTTGCATTTTTTAATTCACGTAATATAAATTCATCAAATTTAGTAAAGATTAGTACGAAAACTTTATTTGGTATAGATTCTCTTTATGATAAGATGAAGTCATTAGCATGTTTTGATTATGTTGATATTAATGCTTATGATGTTATCGTATCATCAAGTCGTCAGGTAGAACTTTTAAAGAAAACTTATAATTTAATTATTGAGTTATTAAATAAAATAGAACAGCATATAAACTATGATATGTTAGCATTTGATGTTTATGAGATTCTTGATCTTTTAGGTGAGATAACAGGTGAGGTTACGAATGAGGATGTACTTAATAATATGTTTAAAAATTTTTGTTTAGGGAAATAG
- the flgK gene encoding flagellar hook-associated protein FlgK: protein MDSTFSGIEIGKKSLLAHKDAMNTVGHNLTNTSKPGYSRQRVIMKTEIPIYTPQLNRASKTGQLGQGIMIQSIERVRDDLLDIRIAEESQYLGYWKAKDKFISLLENIYNEPEEQSIRKRLNDFWDSWQDLSRQPQGLAERNIILERGKSFAEIVRNRFHSLERIYIMANDEIKITTEEINNYLRNISDLNRQIAKAIAIKDQPNDLMDERDLLVDKLSNLIGISIENRRDPNEFLIHVDGKHLIQGILANELVLEAVNGPTRTKWNVLWNNGEPANINTGKLGALINVRNNEIKNEINELNNMAINITELINETHMLGYGLDKKNGRIFFDQEYKLTDELGRYDSNGDGQFDSVQIFKINSTNEIFPEEKLGFSGILRFQEINKNDFIEIPYLTTDTVQDIISKINHSKAQVTARINSEGKFEIKAIKEEEKDIAIFRIKHIEDSGLFLTTYTGILNTSGAQGAYNYQDVNTTNKLTNTSSYTISPSKNPAAWFKVFKEIEEDPSKIVSGIRTPTNNIPIGNNKAALSIASFANSQIMIGKNETLNDYFANTASNIAIKGQIAEITKNSQEQILKSLTDLRLSISGVNKDEELASMIEFQQSFIAASKFITVSAELIDTIINKMGV from the coding sequence ATGGATTCAACATTCTCAGGAATAGAAATTGGCAAGAAAAGCTTGCTTGCACACAAAGACGCTATGAATACAGTTGGACATAATCTAACTAATACGTCAAAACCTGGATATTCAAGACAAAGAGTTATAATGAAAACTGAAATACCAATTTACACTCCCCAATTAAACAGAGCAAGCAAAACCGGTCAACTGGGTCAAGGAATAATGATACAATCCATAGAACGAGTAAGAGACGATTTGCTTGACATAAGAATAGCTGAAGAATCTCAATATCTCGGCTACTGGAAAGCAAAAGACAAATTTATTTCTCTGCTTGAGAATATATACAATGAACCGGAAGAACAATCTATCAGAAAAAGATTAAACGATTTTTGGGATAGCTGGCAAGATCTATCAAGACAGCCTCAAGGATTGGCGGAAAGAAACATTATCTTAGAACGCGGAAAATCTTTTGCAGAAATAGTAAGAAACAGATTCCACTCTCTTGAACGAATATACATAATGGCAAACGATGAAATAAAAATTACGACTGAGGAAATAAATAACTACCTTAGAAATATCAGCGATCTTAACAGACAAATCGCAAAAGCAATTGCAATAAAAGATCAACCAAATGACTTAATGGATGAAAGAGACTTACTAGTTGATAAGCTAAGCAATTTAATTGGCATCTCAATAGAAAATAGACGAGATCCCAATGAATTTTTAATTCACGTAGACGGAAAACACCTTATCCAAGGTATACTTGCAAATGAACTTGTGTTGGAAGCAGTCAATGGGCCTACAAGAACCAAATGGAATGTTTTATGGAATAATGGAGAACCAGCCAATATTAATACTGGGAAATTAGGAGCTCTTATAAATGTAAGAAATAATGAAATTAAAAACGAAATTAATGAACTAAACAACATGGCAATTAACATCACAGAACTTATAAATGAAACCCATATGTTAGGATACGGTCTGGACAAAAAAAATGGAAGAATTTTTTTCGATCAAGAATATAAGTTAACTGACGAGCTTGGGCGATATGACAGCAATGGAGATGGTCAATTTGATTCTGTTCAAATATTCAAAATAAACAGTACAAATGAAATTTTTCCAGAAGAAAAGCTAGGATTTTCAGGAATACTAAGATTTCAAGAAATCAACAAAAACGATTTCATAGAAATACCCTATCTAACAACAGATACTGTTCAAGATATAATAAGTAAAATAAATCACTCCAAAGCACAAGTTACTGCAAGAATTAATTCAGAAGGAAAATTTGAAATCAAGGCAATCAAAGAAGAAGAAAAAGATATTGCTATATTTAGAATTAAACACATTGAAGATTCTGGATTATTTTTAACAACTTACACAGGCATTTTAAATACATCAGGTGCTCAAGGTGCTTATAATTACCAAGATGTTAATACCACTAACAAACTAACAAACACATCTAGCTACACAATATCCCCTTCAAAAAACCCAGCAGCATGGTTTAAAGTATTTAAAGAAATTGAAGAGGATCCATCAAAGATTGTATCAGGAATTAGAACCCCAACAAATAACATCCCCATTGGAAATAACAAAGCAGCATTAAGTATTGCCTCTTTTGCAAATTCACAAATTATGATTGGAAAGAATGAAACATTAAATGACTACTTTGCCAATACAGCCTCTAATATTGCAATAAAAGGACAAATAGCAGAAATTACAAAAAATAGTCAAGAACAAATACTTAAAAGTTTAACTGATTTAAGGCTATCAATATCTGGTGTAAATAAAGATGAAGAGTTAGCAAGCATGATAGAATTTCAACAATCATTTATTGCTGCAAGTAAATTCATTACTGTTTCAGCAGAATTAATAGATACAATAATAAATAAAATGGGAGTATAA
- a CDS encoding flagellar hook-associated protein 3, with protein MINRVSHPLTYDNFKASSTDKEAKITKLVESLYQGGKKITNLRDDPTGINHAIRLDSEIFKLNTYAKNINSTKSKLRYVEGYLQSLASILTRAKEITVQGASGTYEANDKKIIAKEINAILEDVFAIANVKGADGYSIFAGTKINAEAFKATRENRINRITRDRAETQIIKVDYNGDQGKKTTEIYKKIYDPTNYPGSEVFFLQNHHIISSKNVNGFIVKENTKIYVDNIEIALTAGDTASDIISKINESSASVEATLDPILNSIAIKTTTPHQIWITEEGSTVLQDLGILTQNNDNKTPPYNISNNAEVINRTIFDSLIELRDNLEENREELIGSRNLAEIDESLNKILTTLADLGAKENRLDLNYARISKEIIDMKDDMVKYTDLDVTKAITDLNMTSLAYQISLGVSARIMQTTLLDFLK; from the coding sequence ATGATAAACAGAGTAAGCCATCCTTTAACATATGATAATTTCAAAGCATCCTCAACAGATAAGGAAGCAAAAATAACAAAACTTGTGGAAAGTCTATACCAAGGTGGCAAAAAAATTACAAATCTCAGAGACGATCCAACAGGTATCAATCATGCAATAAGATTAGACAGTGAAATATTTAAGCTTAACACATATGCTAAAAACATCAATAGTACCAAAAGCAAATTAAGATATGTAGAAGGATATTTACAATCCCTAGCCAGTATTTTAACTCGTGCAAAAGAAATAACCGTCCAAGGAGCAAGCGGTACATATGAAGCCAATGATAAAAAAATCATAGCAAAAGAAATAAATGCGATACTTGAAGATGTCTTTGCAATAGCAAATGTAAAAGGAGCAGATGGATATAGCATATTTGCAGGAACCAAAATTAATGCTGAAGCATTCAAAGCGACTAGAGAAAACAGAATAAATAGAATAACTAGAGATAGAGCAGAAACTCAAATAATAAAAGTAGACTATAATGGGGACCAAGGAAAAAAAACAACTGAAATATACAAAAAGATTTACGACCCAACCAACTATCCTGGAAGCGAAGTATTCTTTTTGCAAAATCATCACATAATATCATCAAAAAATGTTAATGGATTTATTGTCAAAGAAAATACAAAAATCTATGTTGATAACATTGAAATAGCATTAACAGCAGGAGATACAGCTTCAGACATTATTTCCAAGATCAATGAATCATCTGCTTCTGTTGAAGCCACTCTTGATCCTATTTTAAACTCAATAGCTATAAAAACAACTACACCTCATCAAATATGGATAACAGAAGAAGGTTCAACAGTATTACAAGATCTAGGAATTCTTACGCAAAATAATGATAATAAAACCCCTCCTTATAATATTTCAAATAATGCTGAAGTTATAAATAGAACAATTTTTGATAGCTTGATTGAATTGAGAGACAATCTAGAGGAAAATAGAGAAGAACTTATTGGAAGTAGGAACTTAGCAGAAATTGATGAAAGTTTAAATAAAATTCTTACAACATTAGCCGATCTTGGAGCCAAAGAAAACAGACTTGATCTAAATTATGCAAGAATCAGTAAAGAAATAATAGATATGAAAGATGATATGGTTAAGTATACTGACCTTGATGTAACAAAAGCAATAACGGATCTTAACATGACAAGTCTAGCTTATCAGATATCTTTAGGAGTATCTGCAAGAATAATGCAAACAACTTTATTAGATTTTCTAAAATAA
- the fliW gene encoding flagellar assembly protein FliW, with protein MKNEISIKFNFPEGILGFEEIKEFIIKNSEHKPFSIMQSISGEINFLVTSPFNFLERYLPNIEQKDWLDIQAENEDEKVILCIINMHVTNYKEITANLKAPIILNKKKLIGKQAISTHEEHYLRYRVFKE; from the coding sequence ATGAAAAACGAAATTAGTATAAAATTCAATTTTCCTGAAGGAATATTGGGATTTGAAGAGATCAAAGAATTCATAATAAAAAATTCTGAACACAAGCCTTTCTCTATCATGCAATCAATAAGTGGAGAAATAAATTTTTTAGTAACATCTCCTTTTAATTTTTTAGAAAGATATTTGCCAAATATAGAGCAAAAAGATTGGTTAGACATTCAAGCAGAAAATGAAGATGAAAAAGTCATACTATGCATAATCAACATGCATGTAACAAATTACAAAGAAATAACGGCAAATTTAAAAGCTCCAATCATATTAAATAAAAAAAAACTAATCGGTAAACAAGCCATATCTACACATGAAGAGCATTATCTTAGATATAGAGTCTTTAAGGAATAA
- the csrA gene encoding carbon storage regulator CsrA, translated as MLILSRKVNESIKIDSNIEISILEIKKDNVKIAIKAPENIKILRSEIYDIIKEENKKSILKDKNNIKNHMNKIKSLIDYFSK; from the coding sequence ATGCTAATATTATCAAGAAAAGTAAATGAAAGCATAAAGATAGACTCTAATATTGAAATTTCAATACTAGAAATAAAAAAAGACAACGTTAAAATAGCTATAAAGGCTCCTGAAAACATTAAAATACTCAGATCTGAAATTTATGATATCATTAAAGAAGAAAATAAAAAATCAATCCTAAAAGATAAGAATAATATAAAAAATCATATGAATAAAATTAAAAGCTTAATTGATTATTTTAGTAAATGA
- the tsaB gene encoding tRNA (adenosine(37)-N6)-threonylcarbamoyltransferase complex dimerization subunit type 1 TsaB: MMNTLAIEYSYRTLLIYFEINDEVLSIVKYKDEINYSISVPKLFNDFVLENSIDLNQLDLLINSSGPGSFTGLRISLSFIKGLSLGLSVPFVNIPTFDVFARLVHTRADKLVLSFTAGRYFLGCYRDFRLCGGIFCFSESELFEYLDNLDSKFIIVGNGIEFVCEKLKNKFEIFSDLEPFGAVLTELGKLKYLERGRQGDDILSGPFYVRLSDAEINSHLLK, from the coding sequence ATGATGAATACTCTTGCGATTGAATATTCATATAGAACTTTGTTGATTTATTTTGAAATTAATGATGAGGTCTTATCTATAGTTAAATATAAAGATGAGATTAATTATTCTATTAGTGTTCCAAAATTATTTAATGATTTTGTGTTAGAAAATAGTATTGATCTTAATCAACTTGATTTACTTATTAATTCTTCTGGGCCTGGTTCTTTTACAGGTTTGAGAATTAGTTTAAGCTTTATTAAGGGGCTTTCTTTAGGACTTTCAGTTCCTTTTGTTAATATACCTACTTTTGATGTTTTTGCAAGGTTAGTTCATACAAGAGCAGATAAATTGGTTTTAAGCTTTACAGCGGGTAGATATTTCCTTGGATGTTATCGAGATTTTAGATTATGTGGTGGAATTTTTTGTTTCTCTGAATCAGAGTTATTTGAATATTTAGATAACCTTGATTCAAAGTTTATTATTGTTGGCAATGGTATTGAATTTGTTTGTGAGAAACTTAAAAATAAATTTGAGATTTTCAGCGATTTAGAACCCTTTGGTGCAGTTTTGACAGAGCTTGGTAAGCTTAAGTACTTAGAAAGAGGCAGGCAAGGCGATGATATTTTATCAGGACCTTTTTATGTAAGACTTAGTGATGCAGAGATTAATTCTCATTTACTAAAATAA
- the tsaE gene encoding tRNA (adenosine(37)-N6)-threonylcarbamoyltransferase complex ATPase subunit type 1 TsaE has translation MRLSFETEDEMIDFSKSFFNPLPIGKILGLCGNMGTGKTTFLKGLAFRLGISYFTSPTYNIVNVYKFIDFKFYHIDLYRLNILDEFELVGGMEILLDKVSIIAIEWPEIIIDVLPKDRLILLKFEIEDTNRILEF, from the coding sequence TTGAGATTATCTTTTGAAACAGAAGATGAAATGATAGACTTTTCTAAGTCTTTTTTTAATCCTTTGCCCATTGGTAAAATATTAGGTCTTTGTGGTAATATGGGGACTGGAAAAACGACCTTTTTAAAAGGTTTAGCTTTCAGGCTTGGCATTTCTTATTTTACAAGTCCAACTTATAATATTGTCAATGTTTATAAGTTTATAGATTTTAAGTTTTATCATATTGATTTATATCGTTTAAATATTTTGGATGAGTTTGAACTTGTTGGTGGAATGGAGATTCTCTTGGATAAAGTGTCTATAATAGCTATTGAATGGCCAGAGATTATTATTGATGTTTTGCCAAAGGACAGGTTAATACTTTTAAAGTTTGAGATAGAAGATACTAATAGGATTTTAGAATTTTAA
- the rplT gene encoding 50S ribosomal protein L20, giving the protein MARVKSGMVHVARRKRILKKTKGFWGTKKSNYKKAKDTLRKGMMYATRDRKNRKRDFRSLWIVRISAALTGMGINYSRFLESLKKTNIKLNRKILSNLAIEDIEAFKKIVYEIKK; this is encoded by the coding sequence ATGGCTAGAGTTAAGAGTGGCATGGTTCATGTTGCAAGGCGAAAAAGGATTTTAAAGAAAACAAAGGGCTTTTGGGGGACTAAAAAAAGTAATTATAAGAAGGCTAAAGATACTCTTCGTAAAGGTATGATGTATGCTACAAGAGATAGAAAAAATCGTAAGAGAGATTTTAGAAGTTTATGGATTGTAAGAATTTCTGCGGCTTTAACAGGTATGGGAATAAATTATTCGAGGTTTCTTGAAAGTTTGAAAAAGACTAATATTAAGCTGAATAGAAAAATTTTGTCTAATTTAGCGATTGAAGATATTGAAGCTTTTAAAAAAATTGTTTATGAGATAAAAAAATAG
- the rpmI gene encoding 50S ribosomal protein L35, with protein sequence MPKMKTCKSARKRYAFTSRGKVKHKKQNLRHILTKKSAKRRRNLGKSGLVSISEIKRIKTLLPYA encoded by the coding sequence ATGCCAAAGATGAAGACATGCAAAAGTGCGAGAAAAAGGTATGCTTTTACTTCAAGAGGTAAAGTCAAACATAAAAAGCAAAATTTGAGACATATTTTGACAAAAAAGTCTGCAAAGAGAAGAAGGAATTTAGGTAAATCAGGTTTGGTTTCGATTTCTGAAATTAAGCGAATCAAAACCTTATTACCTTATGCTTGA
- the infC gene encoding translation initiation factor IF-3: MINRNFGKDRDRVRSGDKELRINHKIKAHEVRVVFDDGTQSVLSIEDAIRRARDVDLDLVEVSPNALPPVCKIIDYGKYKFHQEKRQKEQKRNQKIIKLKEVRMQPKIDTHDLDFKYRNILGFLKEGNKVKVTIRFRGRELAHTHLGYGILEGILERVGDSNYVLESPAKMEGKTMFLIIAPKSKK, translated from the coding sequence ATGATAAATAGGAATTTCGGTAAAGATAGAGATAGAGTAAGGTCAGGAGATAAAGAGTTAAGAATTAATCATAAAATTAAGGCTCATGAGGTTAGAGTGGTTTTTGATGATGGGACTCAATCTGTTTTGTCAATTGAGGACGCTATTAGACGTGCTAGGGATGTTGATCTTGATTTGGTTGAGGTTTCTCCAAATGCATTGCCTCCCGTTTGTAAAATAATTGATTATGGAAAATATAAGTTTCATCAGGAAAAGCGTCAAAAAGAACAGAAGAGGAATCAGAAAATAATTAAACTTAAAGAAGTTAGGATGCAGCCAAAAATAGATACTCATGATCTTGATTTTAAGTATAGAAATATTTTAGGATTCCTCAAAGAAGGTAATAAGGTAAAAGTTACTATAAGATTTAGGGGACGTGAGCTTGCTCATACTCATTTGGGCTATGGAATTTTAGAAGGTATTCTTGAAAGGGTGGGTGATTCTAATTATGTTTTAGAGTCACCAGCTAAGATGGAAGGCAAGACAATGTTTTTAATTATTGCACCTAAGTCTAAGAAGTAA
- a CDS encoding TatD family hydrolase yields MKLDFERSVFFKKLIDTHVHFNELKKGSIDIHYVINECFRNGFSYFIDVGLHPSDFYERKQLLDTYSHIALTAGIHPLNKAFRDDFELLERILSEEDVAAIGEIGLDYFKADNKSEQIEVLSIQLDLAKKYKRPVILHVREAYDDIYNIIKSFNFMNRGILHCYSGTYEHAKKFIDLGFKISFAGNLTFTNSDSLRSVLKKLSIKDILIETDSPFLAPVPLRGKMNAPIFLGYICLEIAKIKNCNLDSVVSVLFDNFKDLFKDSIC; encoded by the coding sequence ATGAAGCTTGATTTTGAAAGATCTGTTTTTTTTAAGAAGTTAATAGATACTCATGTTCATTTCAATGAACTTAAGAAAGGTTCTATAGATATTCATTATGTTATTAATGAATGTTTTAGAAATGGGTTCTCTTATTTTATTGATGTTGGCTTGCATCCTAGTGATTTTTATGAGAGAAAACAACTTTTAGATACCTACTCTCATATTGCACTGACAGCTGGAATTCATCCTTTAAATAAGGCTTTCAGAGATGATTTTGAATTGCTTGAAAGGATTTTATCAGAGGAGGATGTTGCTGCTATTGGTGAAATTGGGCTTGATTATTTTAAAGCGGATAATAAAAGTGAGCAAATTGAGGTTTTAAGTATTCAGTTAGATTTGGCTAAGAAATATAAAAGGCCTGTCATTTTGCACGTTAGAGAGGCTTATGATGATATTTACAATATTATTAAATCTTTTAATTTTATGAATAGAGGAATATTGCATTGTTATTCTGGTACTTATGAGCATGCTAAAAAATTTATTGATCTTGGATTTAAGATATCTTTTGCAGGTAATTTAACTTTTACAAATTCAGATTCTTTAAGATCAGTCTTAAAAAAGTTAAGTATTAAAGATATTTTAATTGAAACAGATAGTCCATTTTTGGCGCCAGTTCCTTTAAGAGGAAAAATGAATGCTCCAATCTTTTTGGGGTATATATGTCTTGAAATTGCAAAAATTAAAAATTGTAATTTGGACAGTGTTGTCTCTGTGTTATTTGATAACTTTAAGGATTTATTTAAAGATTCAATTTGTTAA